From the genome of Haloplanus sp. XH21, one region includes:
- a CDS encoding archaea-specific SMC-related protein, which produces MNEETRSTAEDAVLSARNIGGIDSASVEFSSGVNVLVGRNATNRTSLLQAVIGALGGSSVTLKGDAEEGETTLELEGETYTRRLVRNGQDVVKSGEPLLEDADVADLFAFLIESNEARQTVARMGDLRNLIMSPVDIDEIKAEIQELKREQKEIEAEIQSIDEEEKQLAGLVQRRSSLEEEIERKEDELEEIRSKIANSDIQSYQRDTSNEELEEKLDERQELESTREDIIFDLQTERQSFESLQAEQSEVEAELDNLPEISDKRIQDVNSRLSNACERQNMLESTINQMQNIIQFNEEQLEDGEGLFGNLQTPDDGGLFGLFRSEANTDLLGALRTEQEEQAVTDQLLDDQQVLTCWTCGSQVKKKQIKEVVGELRDIRSEQLELLNDVKSEIQELKDTKSSLEKSDERRERLEQKQAQLAQEIKTRHDRIEELETRKTTIETEIDELSDEIEALREEIDIEENTDYTAILDLQEDAKRLELEIEQHREEIDDVTEEIDAVESRIDQREELEAEREELRERLTELRQRVEQIEQRAVSEFNERMAEILDILNYSNIERIWIERIDTETAGSSVSTDTSFDIHVVRSTDGGSHYRDTIDHLSESEREVTGLVFALAGYLVHDVHESVPFIVLDSLEAIDSDRIARVVEYLSDYAEYLVVALLPEDAASLNDKYRYMSPPWQSLKNF; this is translated from the coding sequence ATGAACGAGGAAACCCGGTCGACGGCAGAGGACGCAGTCCTCTCGGCGCGCAATATTGGAGGAATTGACTCAGCATCTGTCGAATTCTCTTCCGGAGTGAATGTCCTTGTTGGTCGAAACGCTACCAACCGCACGTCGCTGTTACAAGCGGTAATTGGTGCGCTCGGTGGATCAAGTGTTACGCTCAAGGGAGACGCTGAGGAGGGGGAAACGACACTTGAACTGGAGGGCGAGACATACACCCGCCGGCTGGTCCGCAATGGACAAGATGTGGTCAAGTCTGGCGAACCGCTGCTCGAAGATGCTGACGTGGCTGATCTGTTCGCATTTCTGATCGAGTCGAATGAGGCACGGCAGACAGTTGCCCGTATGGGTGATCTCCGCAATCTCATCATGTCGCCGGTCGATATTGATGAAATCAAAGCCGAAATACAGGAACTGAAACGAGAGCAGAAAGAAATCGAAGCCGAAATTCAGAGTATTGACGAGGAAGAGAAACAACTCGCAGGGCTCGTTCAGCGTCGCTCGTCACTGGAAGAGGAGATTGAACGGAAAGAAGATGAACTTGAGGAGATCCGATCGAAAATAGCCAATAGCGATATCCAGTCCTACCAGCGAGACACCTCAAACGAAGAGCTCGAAGAAAAATTGGATGAGAGACAAGAGCTAGAATCAACCCGCGAAGACATCATATTCGACCTGCAGACAGAGCGGCAGAGCTTCGAGTCGCTCCAAGCGGAGCAGAGCGAGGTCGAAGCTGAACTTGATAACCTTCCGGAAATCTCCGACAAACGGATTCAGGACGTTAATTCGAGGCTGAGCAACGCTTGTGAACGCCAGAATATGCTCGAATCGACGATCAACCAGATGCAGAATATTATCCAGTTCAACGAGGAACAACTGGAGGATGGAGAAGGATTATTCGGCAATCTGCAGACGCCGGATGATGGTGGATTATTCGGTTTATTTAGATCCGAAGCAAATACGGACCTGCTTGGGGCATTACGGACCGAACAAGAGGAGCAGGCCGTTACCGACCAGCTCCTAGATGACCAGCAGGTACTCACCTGCTGGACGTGCGGCAGTCAAGTGAAAAAGAAGCAGATCAAGGAGGTGGTCGGCGAGCTACGGGATATCCGTAGCGAGCAGCTTGAGCTTCTCAACGACGTGAAAAGTGAAATTCAGGAATTAAAGGACACCAAGTCGTCCCTCGAAAAGTCAGATGAGCGACGAGAGCGGTTGGAGCAAAAGCAGGCTCAGCTGGCCCAAGAAATCAAGACACGGCACGACCGGATCGAAGAACTCGAAACCCGGAAGACGACTATCGAGACTGAAATCGATGAACTCTCTGATGAAATCGAGGCGCTTCGAGAGGAGATAGATATCGAAGAGAATACGGATTACACTGCCATTTTAGACCTCCAAGAGGACGCGAAGCGGCTTGAATTGGAGATTGAACAGCATCGAGAGGAAATCGACGATGTCACAGAAGAAATCGACGCGGTCGAGAGTCGAATAGATCAACGCGAGGAACTCGAAGCCGAACGGGAGGAGCTCCGAGAGCGCCTCACGGAGTTGCGCCAGCGGGTTGAACAGATAGAACAGCGCGCCGTGAGCGAGTTCAACGAACGGATGGCTGAGATTCTGGATATTCTGAACTATTCAAATATCGAGCGGATCTGGATCGAGCGGATTGATACCGAGACAGCGGGATCCAGCGTCTCGACGGACACCTCGTTCGATATCCATGTCGTCCGGTCGACCGATGGTGGAAGTCACTACCGAGACACGATTGACCATCTCAGTGAGAGTGAACGGGAAGTGACCGGCTTGGTGTTCGCACTTGCAGGGTATCTCGTCCACGATGTCCACGAGTCGGTTCCCTTCATCGTCCTTGACTCGCTCGAAGCGATCGACTCGGATCGGATCGCACGAGTGGTCGAGTATCTCTCCGACTACGCCGAGTACCTCGTCGTTGCCCTGCTGCCCGAGGACGCGGCCTCCCTCAACGATAAATATCGGTATATGTCACCTCCGTGGCAATCTCTCAAGAACTTCTAA
- a CDS encoding APC family permease — protein MTQADRAKDAAELSGRIGWWGVAAASIGLVVASTTFAGDFNGYGIAGPGYLLTLLFGLTLNLFVAFAYAELTTIFSETGQVFDFTKRCFADWGSQPATLLAAGIGTTYWLVFGLVWASETVAGAHAMVQATNLGTVTLWILVLNGIAIGINMLGIRLTITMVTILVLCMIGIRMAMGVAAFSGLNLLGRGGDFGVLFDTSSYRLSDIFKTLPLGIWAFIGLEFSTPLVKEVRDPSTNIPRGMIIGAFTILVMALTMGVGIITTFNPLAHPSVYTGNAPQIEIAGVLFGAEGRLIAGLASFLATMGSLLIAYAAIPRILYAMARQGAWPKKFAWLHPRFLSPWPATLATGAIILIPSLFSTDVVSLIRLAAVVWLLTYVWVLVLAIKFRFSHPDLERPFKRHIGFYVLGILLILFVFWKAYSGAYHLIAIGLTVFVLGFAFAKLYLDNFGTALSNT, from the coding sequence ATGACCCAAGCTGACCGCGCGAAAGACGCCGCGGAACTCTCCGGCCGTATTGGCTGGTGGGGCGTCGCCGCTGCGTCGATCGGGTTGGTCGTCGCGTCAACGACGTTTGCGGGGGACTTCAACGGCTATGGAATAGCCGGCCCGGGGTACTTGCTCACGCTCCTTTTTGGATTGACACTCAACCTCTTTGTCGCCTTTGCGTATGCTGAACTGACGACGATATTTTCCGAGACCGGCCAAGTGTTCGACTTCACCAAACGGTGCTTCGCTGACTGGGGCAGTCAACCAGCTACACTGCTGGCGGCAGGAATCGGGACCACCTACTGGCTCGTATTCGGTCTCGTCTGGGCATCAGAGACGGTCGCGGGCGCCCACGCGATGGTACAAGCGACGAACCTCGGCACGGTGACCCTGTGGATTCTCGTCCTCAACGGGATTGCCATCGGCATCAATATGCTTGGCATCAGATTGACCATCACGATGGTGACGATCCTGGTGCTCTGTATGATCGGGATCCGAATGGCGATGGGTGTCGCCGCTTTTTCGGGACTCAATCTGTTAGGTCGGGGAGGCGATTTCGGCGTCTTGTTCGATACCTCTTCCTACCGCCTGTCGGACATATTCAAAACCCTACCGCTCGGGATCTGGGCCTTCATCGGACTCGAATTCTCGACACCATTAGTCAAAGAGGTCCGCGACCCATCCACGAATATTCCTCGTGGGATGATCATCGGCGCATTTACGATTTTAGTGATGGCACTCACGATGGGTGTTGGAATCATTACGACGTTCAATCCGCTGGCCCATCCGTCAGTGTACACTGGCAACGCTCCACAGATCGAAATTGCGGGTGTTCTATTCGGGGCAGAAGGCCGGCTGATTGCGGGTCTCGCGTCGTTTCTAGCGACGATGGGAAGTCTCCTAATTGCCTATGCTGCTATCCCACGCATTCTCTATGCAATGGCTCGACAAGGGGCCTGGCCGAAGAAGTTCGCATGGCTGCATCCTCGCTTTCTCTCCCCTTGGCCGGCGACCCTCGCAACGGGCGCGATCATTCTCATTCCGAGTCTCTTCTCAACCGATGTCGTTTCACTCATCAGGCTTGCGGCGGTCGTGTGGCTTCTCACCTACGTCTGGGTGCTCGTCTTAGCGATCAAATTCCGGTTCAGTCATCCGGATCTCGAGCGGCCGTTCAAGCGTCACATCGGATTCTACGTTCTTGGAATCCTTCTGATCTTGTTCGTGTTCTGGAAGGCGTACTCGGGCGCATATCATCTGATAGCTATCGGTCTGACTGTGTTCGTTCTAGGGTTCGCGTTCGCAAAACTGTATCTCGACAACTTCGGAACAGCTCTGTCTAACACGTAG
- a CDS encoding halocyanin domain-containing protein, whose translation MSDVPNYEGMADKTGQSEVEVLVGAEGGLVFAPPAVEISAGTKVTWKWTGKGGSHNVVHDGDAFESEITSEEGHTFSHTFSDPGLYKYYCVPHERMGMKGVVSVVE comes from the coding sequence ATGTCCGATGTCCCGAACTACGAGGGGATGGCCGACAAAACTGGTCAGAGCGAGGTAGAGGTCCTCGTCGGCGCGGAAGGCGGTCTCGTTTTCGCACCGCCCGCGGTCGAAATATCGGCCGGGACGAAGGTTACCTGGAAATGGACCGGCAAAGGCGGTTCACATAATGTCGTTCATGACGGTGACGCCTTCGAGAGTGAAATCACCTCAGAGGAAGGACACACGTTCTCGCATACATTCTCAGATCCGGGCCTGTACAAGTACTACTGTGTCCCGCATGAGCGGATGGGCATGAAAGGCGTCGTGTCCGTCGTCGAGTAA
- the rdfA gene encoding rod-determining factor RdfA, producing the protein MSESKRDYKVGRLIEKYSLDGIEDELAAEWTRDDDERSSLRELADEFNRRILRVVLRDANINPHERDIQDLYHVLTDDDVSSGVQVQSRRELEQDGVEIDELESDFITYQAVYNFLQDYCDTTYQQPSDEEQVESDLERINRLISRTRAVAEDDLERLSRTGRITLGEHDVFVDVQVYCQECDTQYPLSDLLTSGSCDCGV; encoded by the coding sequence ATGAGTGAGTCAAAGCGGGATTATAAGGTTGGTCGCCTCATTGAGAAATATTCGCTCGACGGGATTGAGGACGAATTGGCGGCTGAGTGGACCAGAGACGACGACGAACGATCTAGCCTCCGTGAACTCGCTGATGAGTTTAACCGACGTATTCTTCGGGTGGTACTCCGCGATGCGAATATCAATCCTCACGAACGTGATATACAGGACCTGTATCACGTACTGACCGATGATGATGTGAGTAGCGGTGTTCAGGTCCAATCGCGGCGCGAACTTGAACAGGATGGTGTGGAGATTGACGAGCTTGAATCAGATTTCATTACATATCAAGCTGTGTATAATTTCTTGCAAGACTATTGCGATACTACGTATCAACAACCGAGCGATGAGGAACAAGTGGAATCTGATCTGGAGCGAATAAACCGGCTTATATCTCGCACTCGAGCGGTTGCCGAGGATGATTTGGAACGGCTCAGTCGGACAGGTCGGATTACACTGGGTGAACACGATGTATTCGTCGATGTCCAGGTGTACTGCCAAGAATGTGATACACAATATCCCCTTAGCGACTTACTCACAAGTGGTAGTTGCGACTGTGGGGTGTGA